The Microbacterium sp. Nx66 genome contains a region encoding:
- a CDS encoding DUF4350 domain-containing protein: MTTIASDEIAVDTTAERPRRRTASLLGWLLVAALVVAVALAASQLAASGPGARGTLDPESRSGTGALALAELLRDQGVEVEVVRSRAAAAAALDEDTTLALTNPYTLSDDALADLLAPADRVVFLSTGTHLLAELAIGENASGSAAPRTATCAVPEFAEVGAIRPDRLFSPADDVTGCFGEDDAAAVLVDERDGYRAVVEGVKLFSNAALAEDGNAALGLALLGQTDRVVWYVPSFEDTDIEGTTPDTLGSLTPDWVTPAILLLLAAGLAVALARGRRFGPLVAETLPVTVRASETMHGRARLTARAADAPHAADALREGTRRRLARRLGLAVHADADEIADAAADRLRIPRGTLQSLLAGPPPTDDAALVALARRLDELETAVETSAQSPRSGT; the protein is encoded by the coding sequence GTGACGACGATCGCATCGGACGAGATCGCCGTCGACACCACCGCCGAGCGCCCGCGGCGTCGGACCGCCTCTCTCCTCGGGTGGCTCCTCGTCGCGGCGCTCGTGGTCGCGGTCGCCCTCGCAGCCTCCCAACTCGCGGCGAGCGGCCCCGGCGCGCGGGGCACCCTCGATCCGGAGAGCCGGTCCGGCACCGGCGCCCTGGCCCTGGCCGAGCTGCTGCGGGACCAGGGAGTCGAGGTCGAGGTCGTCCGCTCGCGGGCCGCGGCAGCCGCCGCCCTCGACGAGGACACCACGCTGGCCCTGACCAACCCCTACACGCTCTCCGACGACGCGCTGGCGGATCTCCTCGCGCCGGCCGACCGCGTCGTCTTCCTCTCCACAGGCACGCATCTGCTGGCCGAACTCGCGATCGGCGAGAACGCGTCGGGTTCGGCCGCGCCGAGAACAGCCACCTGCGCAGTCCCCGAGTTCGCCGAAGTCGGCGCCATCCGCCCTGATCGGCTCTTCTCCCCCGCAGACGACGTGACCGGGTGCTTCGGCGAGGACGATGCCGCGGCCGTGCTCGTCGACGAGAGGGACGGATACCGCGCGGTGGTCGAGGGCGTGAAGCTGTTCAGCAACGCGGCCCTCGCCGAGGACGGCAACGCCGCGCTCGGACTCGCCCTGCTCGGGCAGACCGACCGGGTCGTCTGGTACGTCCCGTCGTTCGAGGACACCGACATCGAGGGCACCACCCCCGACACGCTCGGGAGCCTCACCCCGGACTGGGTCACCCCGGCGATCCTGCTGCTCCTCGCCGCGGGCCTGGCCGTCGCCCTCGCCCGCGGCCGACGTTTCGGCCCGCTCGTGGCGGAGACCCTTCCGGTGACCGTCCGCGCGTCGGAGACGATGCACGGACGCGCGCGGCTGACGGCCAGGGCCGCGGACGCCCCACACGCCGCGGACGCACTGCGGGAGGGCACTCGTAGGCGACTGGCCCGACGACTCGGGTTGGCTGTGCATGCGGACGCGGACGAGATCGCCGACGCCGCCGCCGACCGTCTCCGGATCCCGCGCGGCACGCTGCAGAGCCTGCTGGCGGGACCTCCGCCCACCGACGACGCCGCCCTCGTCGCGCTCGCCCGTCGGCTCGACGAGCTCGAGACCGCCGTGGAGACGAGCGCGCAGTCCCCGCGGAGCGGCACATGA
- a CDS encoding glycerophosphoryl diester phosphodiesterase membrane domain-containing protein, with translation MSGQTWTPAPRKGIIPLHPLTFGMLLGKAFAALRHNPKVLFGFAVVIQLIVVVATAGVMGLVLFSTFSRLETVSPSSPDFEAVFAGTIAINLIAGLVVGLASVAFTAIMQGVVAAEVGYATVGVKATLRMLWRRMAPAFWRLAGFASLSVLALFGGLAIVAVVIAALIAGGLGGTPEMIGIVVLVVVLLALAAIPLTVWLSTKLLLVPSILVLERARFREAFVRSWRLTRGRFWVAFGVTFLISLIMGLAMQVVSIPTAMFSSFLGTVIAPTGSSEPSAVIAYVFALLAPQVLLLILQAITIVVQSTGGVLVYLDCRMRYEGLDQTLLSHVERRDLGVPEDQLGDPFAIDPARAVTSAPPPRQVPEHVMMSQGYGSPAYGGPPVAPMPFPGAAGPLPTSPAPTAFAPPPPPAPAPPAPPSAEDAAGWTAPGSTPPS, from the coding sequence GTGAGCGGCCAGACGTGGACCCCAGCTCCCCGGAAGGGCATCATCCCCCTTCATCCGCTGACGTTCGGCATGCTGCTGGGCAAGGCCTTCGCGGCGCTGCGGCACAACCCGAAGGTCCTGTTCGGGTTCGCCGTCGTCATCCAGCTCATCGTCGTCGTCGCCACCGCCGGGGTGATGGGGCTCGTCCTGTTCTCGACGTTCTCCCGGCTGGAGACGGTCTCCCCCTCCTCCCCCGACTTCGAGGCCGTGTTCGCCGGCACGATCGCCATCAACCTCATCGCCGGCCTCGTCGTGGGGCTCGCCTCCGTCGCGTTCACCGCGATCATGCAGGGGGTGGTGGCCGCCGAGGTCGGCTACGCGACGGTCGGCGTCAAGGCCACGCTGCGGATGCTGTGGCGCCGCATGGCCCCGGCCTTCTGGCGGCTCGCCGGCTTCGCGTCCCTCTCCGTGCTCGCGCTCTTCGGCGGGCTCGCGATCGTCGCGGTCGTCATCGCCGCTCTCATCGCCGGCGGTCTCGGGGGCACCCCGGAGATGATCGGCATCGTCGTGCTCGTCGTGGTGCTCCTGGCCCTGGCGGCGATCCCGCTCACGGTCTGGCTGTCGACCAAGCTGCTGCTCGTCCCGTCGATCCTCGTGCTGGAGCGGGCCCGCTTCCGGGAGGCGTTCGTGCGGTCGTGGCGCCTGACCCGCGGCCGGTTCTGGGTCGCGTTCGGCGTGACCTTCCTCATCAGCCTCATCATGGGCCTGGCGATGCAGGTGGTCAGCATCCCGACCGCCATGTTCTCCTCGTTCCTCGGGACGGTCATCGCCCCGACCGGGTCCAGCGAGCCGAGCGCCGTCATCGCGTACGTCTTCGCCCTCCTCGCCCCGCAGGTGCTGCTGCTGATCCTGCAGGCGATCACCATCGTCGTGCAGAGCACCGGCGGCGTGCTCGTCTACCTCGACTGCCGGATGCGCTACGAGGGGCTCGACCAGACGCTCCTCTCCCACGTGGAGCGCCGCGACCTCGGTGTGCCGGAAGACCAGCTCGGCGACCCGTTCGCGATCGATCCCGCCCGTGCGGTCACCAGCGCTCCCCCGCCCCGGCAGGTGCCGGAGCACGTGATGATGTCCCAGGGCTACGGCTCCCCGGCGTACGGCGGGCCCCCCGTGGCGCCGATGCCGTTCCCGGGGGCGGCGGGTCCTCTCCCGACCTCTCCCGCGCCGACCGCGTTCGCCCCTCCGCCGCCGCCCGCACCGGCCCCTCCCGCCCCGCCGTCCGCCGAGGACGCAGCCGGATGGACGGCGCCGGGCAGCACCCCGCCGTCATGA
- a CDS encoding DUF4129 domain-containing protein — protein MMRRFDDVFVPDGDEARRWAEEELSNPRYADAKPTWFDLLARDVMRFLADLFSGENGASVGPTALIVVTVLIAAALVTALIVWGRPRRSRAIRRAHGDLLGAADDRSAEQLRADAERSARQSDWDAAVVLRYRAIARSLLERDLIDPAPGATAQSLARSASAVFTDEADALRRAAASFDDVRYLRHPATEDDYRHLAATDERLRAHRPEGVPA, from the coding sequence ATGATGCGACGGTTCGACGACGTCTTCGTCCCGGACGGGGACGAAGCGCGACGCTGGGCCGAGGAGGAGCTGTCCAATCCGCGGTACGCGGACGCGAAGCCCACGTGGTTCGACCTCCTCGCCCGCGACGTGATGCGCTTCCTCGCCGATCTCTTCAGCGGGGAGAACGGGGCGAGCGTCGGCCCGACCGCACTCATCGTGGTCACGGTGCTCATCGCCGCGGCTCTGGTCACCGCGCTGATCGTGTGGGGGCGCCCCCGACGCTCGAGAGCGATCCGGCGCGCGCACGGCGACCTCCTCGGCGCCGCCGACGACCGCAGCGCGGAACAGCTCCGCGCCGACGCCGAGCGCAGCGCACGCCAGAGCGACTGGGACGCCGCGGTCGTGCTCCGCTACCGCGCGATCGCCCGCAGCCTGCTCGAGCGCGACCTCATCGATCCGGCGCCCGGAGCGACGGCGCAGTCCCTCGCCCGCTCGGCGAGCGCGGTCTTCACCGACGAGGCGGACGCCCTGCGGCGGGCCGCCGCGTCCTTCGACGACGTGCGCTACCTACGGCATCCCGCCACGGAGGACGACTACCGGCACCTCGCCGCGACGGACGAGCGCCTCCGCGCCCACCGCCCCGAGGGGGTGCCCGCGTGA